A region of Clostridium acetobutylicum ATCC 824 DNA encodes the following proteins:
- a CDS encoding SUKH-3 domain-containing protein, whose amino-acid sequence MLEERVKKILKRSGWIENQKIDITNQVKMLESEGYEVFEAARKFMEEFGEVHIIAKYIDSFGDEDYDEHSTCYEDMKYYYEHNANYDEKVGERTIPVCKLYQGEYIVCISESGKFFVSEGMWAEDSDNFWNGLLGEYKSGFLNWIDYKAGKKFQRCSKYKNEEYF is encoded by the coding sequence ATGTTAGAAGAAAGAGTAAAAAAGATATTGAAAAGATCAGGGTGGATTGAAAACCAAAAGATAGATATAACAAATCAGGTTAAAATGCTTGAAAGTGAAGGGTATGAAGTATTTGAGGCTGCAAGAAAATTTATGGAAGAGTTTGGTGAAGTCCATATTATAGCTAAATATATAGATTCTTTTGGAGACGAAGATTATGATGAACATTCAACATGTTATGAAGATATGAAATATTATTATGAACATAATGCAAATTATGATGAAAAAGTTGGAGAACGAACAATTCCTGTATGTAAATTATATCAAGGTGAATATATTGTATGTATTTCTGAATCTGGCAAATTCTTTGTTAGTGAGGGAATGTGGGCAGAAGATAGTGACAACTTTTGGAATGGACTGTTAGGTGAATATAAAAGTGGTTTTTTAAACTGGATAGATTATAAGGCAGGAAAAAAGTTTCAGCGCTGTTCCAAATATAAAAATGAAGAATATTTCTAA
- a CDS encoding DUF4176 domain-containing protein, whose product MTKSSPVLLPLGTAVRIKDDDSIYIIISRGFQKRGEETIAGYRGVPHPFGENSKYKTLVISSKSITEVVQRGYEDKLDEKFIDEQLKKALDAPTASKKKEPVKEPVKIVETAMPKAEAEVKKVPKSTPVKKEPENPYDPFYKLKHKGKEVKK is encoded by the coding sequence ATGACTAAAAGTTCACCAGTATTATTACCCCTAGGGACGGCAGTAAGAATAAAAGACGATGATAGTATCTATATTATCATTTCAAGAGGCTTTCAAAAAAGGGGAGAGGAGACCATTGCGGGCTATCGCGGTGTTCCTCACCCTTTTGGAGAAAATAGCAAATATAAGACACTTGTGATTTCAAGCAAATCCATTACGGAAGTGGTTCAACGAGGTTATGAGGACAAGCTAGATGAAAAGTTTATAGATGAACAGCTAAAAAAAGCCCTTGACGCTCCGACAGCCTCTAAAAAAAAAGAGCCTGTAAAAGAGCCTGTCAAAATCGTGGAAACTGCTATGCCAAAGGCTGAAGCGGAAGTAAAGAAGGTTCCTAAAAGTACTCCAGTAAAAAAGGAGCCTGAAAATCCTTATGATCCATTTTATAAACTCAAACATAAAGGAAAGGAAGTTAAAAAATGA
- a CDS encoding T7SS effector LXG polymorphic toxin — protein sequence MSNSELYYEELTDLSVRIALGIKNRTEPLDELSQAMTQLSQTNAIKGNAANAMKAYINEVHMTLIQTLELLLNNYEMALGKYVKGYLEVDSDESFKLIKEDFDAHENNLSSHQSDFTSIGNKLKAISDEAEDIISLRGAGSKRLFNVAKGMKDMEKTVSDLNDKWNKYESSYKDFDNVQDLIAQTTSLLKSTLSVPRGYSYSPGSFSKLISKDFVNAFKVNAKYVQDNQKDFKANWDRIGKNYKVDQDRMEEAAKEKAKKGLIWDALEVCAGVVLVATGVGSEFGVMLIVGGVNGAINHASIATTGNSFNILGSLTNGAEQWYNKNIGEPLVKTGNPALQFAAGCGDAAIQFVGAKYQLDVYDIGDTVHTLWTNPEAQAQFKAGVGNYWNKLSSGNAYTIGQTTGTVLSFVVNPGDIGAAAGKASKAESLLGKVGTFSKSIAVSSVENAKNIATSPWRTVDNLGSKVADLRTVFSEGKGAIGDLTNSVVVSSAKNAENIINLTGRTLGNLRSKFADLSTALSQGNGIRYAFQVAGDDGSIFSKISKQNIEHVDADKICQDRYAQWIKGKMSEVETEVETIPPEKLLGIEHDPIPHPRSALNEKIPRSKGAHTNRPGHRLTKEEKRLANQHLNDLIARRNGDSAAANRLSKYREHPLFDKRTTGGDNFAGWTSLDLSATNNSSNIMRLLYKEDENVIEWKIIQQH from the coding sequence ATGAGTAATAGTGAACTATATTATGAGGAACTGACCGACCTTTCTGTTCGAATTGCACTAGGAATTAAAAATAGGACAGAGCCCCTTGATGAATTGAGTCAGGCAATGACTCAATTAAGCCAAACTAATGCCATAAAAGGCAACGCAGCTAATGCAATGAAAGCTTATATTAACGAAGTACATATGACCTTGATTCAAACCCTTGAGCTTCTCCTTAACAATTATGAAATGGCACTTGGAAAGTATGTTAAAGGTTATTTAGAAGTGGATAGTGACGAGAGTTTCAAGCTCATTAAAGAGGATTTTGATGCCCATGAGAATAATCTAAGCTCACACCAATCTGATTTTACTTCTATTGGCAATAAGTTAAAAGCTATTTCAGATGAAGCAGAGGATATTATATCCCTAAGAGGAGCAGGCAGCAAACGTCTCTTCAATGTTGCTAAAGGTATGAAAGACATGGAAAAAACGGTGAGCGATCTCAATGATAAATGGAATAAATACGAAAGTTCATATAAAGACTTTGATAATGTTCAAGATTTAATTGCACAGACAACATCTCTCTTGAAGAGTACGCTTTCGGTTCCACGTGGATATTCTTATAGTCCGGGAAGCTTTAGCAAGCTTATAAGTAAGGATTTTGTGAATGCTTTTAAGGTTAATGCCAAGTATGTACAAGATAATCAGAAAGACTTTAAGGCTAATTGGGATAGAATTGGTAAGAACTATAAAGTTGACCAGGATCGAATGGAAGAGGCGGCAAAGGAGAAAGCCAAGAAAGGACTTATTTGGGATGCACTGGAAGTTTGTGCAGGAGTAGTCCTTGTCGCCACAGGAGTTGGATCGGAATTTGGTGTTATGCTTATTGTTGGAGGTGTTAATGGTGCTATCAATCATGCTTCAATAGCAACAACTGGTAATAGTTTTAACATATTGGGAAGCTTGACAAATGGAGCTGAGCAATGGTATAACAAGAATATTGGGGAGCCTTTAGTAAAAACGGGAAATCCTGCTTTGCAGTTTGCAGCTGGTTGTGGCGATGCTGCTATTCAATTTGTTGGAGCAAAGTATCAGCTCGACGTATATGACATAGGTGACACAGTTCATACTTTATGGACTAATCCTGAAGCACAAGCACAATTCAAAGCAGGAGTTGGAAACTATTGGAACAAACTTAGTAGTGGAAATGCTTATACTATAGGACAAACAACTGGGACGGTTTTAAGTTTCGTTGTTAATCCAGGAGATATAGGAGCTGCGGCTGGTAAGGCAAGCAAGGCGGAAAGTTTGCTTGGTAAAGTAGGTACGTTCTCGAAATCCATCGCTGTTTCAAGTGTAGAAAATGCTAAGAATATAGCTACTTCACCATGGAGAACCGTTGATAACCTTGGTAGTAAAGTTGCAGATTTGCGTACAGTATTTAGTGAAGGTAAGGGCGCTATAGGTGATTTAACAAATTCAGTCGTTGTTTCAAGTGCAAAAAATGCGGAGAATATAATTAATTTAACAGGAAGAACACTTGGTAATCTTAGGAGTAAGTTTGCAGATTTGAGTACAGCACTTAGTCAAGGTAATGGTATCAGATATGCATTTCAGGTTGCAGGCGATGATGGCTCAATTTTCAGCAAAATAAGTAAGCAAAATATAGAACATGTAGATGCAGACAAAATATGTCAAGATAGGTATGCACAATGGATTAAAGGTAAGATGTCTGAGGTGGAGACAGAAGTTGAGACTATTCCACCAGAAAAGTTATTGGGAATAGAACATGACCCAATACCTCATCCTAGAAGTGCTTTAAACGAAAAAATTCCTAGAAGCAAAGGGGCACATACTAATAGACCTGGACATCGATTAACGAAAGAAGAGAAGCGATTAGCTAATCAGCATTTAAATGATCTTATTGCTAGAAGAAATGGGGATAGTGCTGCAGCTAATAGATTATCAAAATATAGAGAACATCCATTATTTGATAAAAGAACTACTGGAGGAGATAATTTTGCAGGATGGACTTCACTAGACCTTTCAGCTACTAACAATTCATCAAACATAATGAGATTACTTTATAAGGAAGATGAAAATGTCATAGAGTGGAAAATAATTCAGCAACATTAA
- a CDS encoding DUF4176 domain-containing protein has protein sequence MMEEKSFLPLGSIVILKGAIKKLMIVSRANVVNNNYFDYGAILYPEGMIDENVAYFNGKDILKVVSEAYTDDDDALMVEQLCQAKEEYLASSVEIKENVSAPETAAAEEGNFDDDPFAAVRDMEDDDE, from the coding sequence ATGATGGAAGAAAAAAGTTTTTTACCACTTGGAAGTATTGTAATTCTTAAAGGTGCAATCAAAAAATTGATGATTGTCAGCAGAGCAAATGTAGTCAATAACAATTATTTTGATTATGGTGCAATACTTTATCCTGAAGGGATGATTGATGAAAATGTAGCTTACTTTAATGGCAAAGACATCTTGAAGGTGGTTTCAGAAGCATATACAGATGATGATGATGCCTTGATGGTTGAGCAACTATGTCAAGCTAAAGAAGAGTACTTAGCGTCTAGCGTAGAAATTAAAGAAAATGTTTCAGCACCAGAAACAGCCGCAGCAGAGGAAGGAAACTTTGACGATGATCCTTTTGCAGCTGTGAGAGATATGGAGGATGACGATGAGTGA